One Solanum lycopersicum chromosome 2, SLM_r2.1 genomic region harbors:
- the LOC101263957 gene encoding translation initiation factor eIF2B subunit delta: MDSRRVPRTVSDPKVRQVGFFAPPDRSQSGPFIPFSSSPPVSDLSPSGNSLSPVMIPPPRHLSVDVSLPRPANLHPAPLSPLRHDSIPVGSYNPSEFTSPTTTNLADDNSSPGWHRRGSSGKFATSLPSAGFELPAAKQNSFTASRLTTVSNVNATLGLSDKDGKVQKERTASSKPLKEKTTKAERRALQESQRAAKAAAKGEGTKTTTAASENLNPIKIAKGTLQKKESPPVAAPEKKGSDRATDKDRKKDVPHPRMQFDDKSRVEKAKKRSVVKQIEAKNRVELFRHLPQYEHGTRLPELESKFFQLDPVHPAVFKVGLRYLAGDISGGNARCIAMLQAFQESIKDYSTPAEKALIRDLTAKVNCYVSFLIECRPLSISMGNAIRFLKTRIAKLPLTLSESEAKTTLVTDIDHFISEKIILADKVIVKHAVTKISDGDVLLTYGSSSAVEMILLHAHELGKDFRVIVVDSRPKLEGRLLLRRLVGKGVKCTYTHINAISYIMHEVTRVLLGASSVLSNGTVYSRVGTASVAMVAHSFRVPVLICCEAYKFHERVQLNSICSNELGDPETIAKVPGRMEINHLDGWANSDNLQLLNLIYDATPSDYVSMIITDYGMIPPTSVPVIVREYRREYLWT; this comes from the exons ATGGATTCTCGCCGTGTTCCTCGAACTGTGAGCGACCCTAAGGTTCGTCAAGTCGGGTTCTTTGCTCCACCCGACCGATCCCAATCGGGTCCTTTCATCCCATTTTCCTCTTCCCCTCCTGTTTCCGATCTATCCCCTTCCGGTAACTCTCTTTCCCCTGTTATGATCCCTCCTCCTCGTCATCTCTCCGTCGACGTATCCCTACCCCGTCCCGCTAATCTTCATCCGGCACCCTTGTCCCCTCTACGACATGATTCTATCCCCGTCGGAAGCTACAATCCATCTGAATTCACTTCTCCTACTACCACTAACTTAGCTGATGATAACTCCTCTCCTGGCTGGCATCGCAGGGGCAGTTCTGGTAAATTTGCTACTTCTCTTCCCTCTGCAGGATTTGAGCTGCCTGCTGCCAAGCAGAACAGCTTTACTGCCTCCAGATTGACTACAGTCTCCAACGTGAATGCGACTTTGGGATTATCAG ataaggATGGAAAAGTGCAAAAGGAACGAACTGCAAGTTCAAAGCCATTGAAAGAGAAAACAACCAAGGCCGAGAGGCGTGCCCTCCAGGAGTCTCAAAGAGCTGCAAAAGCTGCTGCCAAAG GTGAAGGAACTAAGACCACCACTGCTGCTTCTGAAAATTTAAACCCAATAAAGATTGCCAAGGGCActttacaaaagaaagaaagcccTCCTGTTGCAGCTCCTGAAAAAAAGGGCAGTGATCGTGCTACAGATAAAGATAGGAAAAAAGATGTTCCTCATCCACGGATGCAATTTGATGATAAGAGTCGTGTGGAGAAGGCGAAGAAGCGCTCAGTAGTGAAGCAAATTGAAGCCAAAAACAGGGTTGAACTTTTTAGGCATTTGCCTCAGTATGAACATGGAACAAGACTTCCCGAGCTTGAATCAAAGTTCTTCCAGCTAGATCCAGTTCATCCTGCTGTTTTTAAG GTTGGACTTAGATATTTGGCTGGAGATATATCTGGTGGTAATGCCCGCTGTATTGCTATGCTTCAAGCTTTCCAAGAGTCCATCAAAGACTACTCAACTCCCGCGGAGAAAGCTCTTATAAGAGACTTGACTGCAAAAGTTAATTGTTATGTTTCATTTTTGATCGAGTGCAGGCCCCTCTCAATCAGCATGGGGAATGCTATTAGGTTCCTTAAAACTAGAATTGCGAAATTGCCTTTGACTTTGTCAGAGTCAGAAGCTAAAACCACTCTTGTGACAGATATTGATCACTTCATAAGTGAAAAGATAATACTTGCAGACAAGGTGATAGTCAAGCATGCGGTAACTAAAATAAGTGATGGTGACGTTCTTCTCACTTATGGATCCTCCTCTGCTGTTGAAATGATTCTGTTACATGCGCATGAGCTTGGCAAGGATTTCCGTGTCATAGTAGTTGACTCACGTCCAAAGCTTGAAGGGAGATTACTACTTCGTCGGTTGGTGGGGAAGGGTGTTAAGTGTACATACACTCATATAAATGCCATTTCTTATATCATGCATGAAGTTACAAGAGTACTTTTGGGTGCTTCATCAGTTTTGTCCAATGGAACTGTTTATTCAAGGGTTGGAACAGCGAGTGTTGCTATGGTTGCTCATTCATTCCGAGTTCCTGTCCTGATATGTTGTGAAGCGTATAAATTTCATGAAAGGGTTCAACTTAACTCAATTTGCTCTAATGAACTTG GTGATCCAGAAACTATAGCTAAGGTTCCTGGTAGGATGGAAATTAACCACTTGGATGGGTGGGCTAACAGTGATAATCTTCAACTTTTGAATCTTAT TTACGATGCAACACCTTCAGATTATGTATCAATGATAATTACGGATTATGGCATG ATCCCTCCGACAAGTGTTCCGGTAATAGTTCGTGAGTATCGCAGAGAATATTTATGGACATGA
- the LOC101258917 gene encoding proteasome maturation factor UMP1-like: MEDSKKIAHEIGGVRNDAFRFGLHGVKSDIVGSHPLESAYHSTKARQYEMKRKILANTYGSAFPMKLELDRQILSRFQRPPGAIPSSMIGLESLTGGLEDFAFEDYLNDPKESESFRPVDMHHGVEVRLGLSKGPVCPSFI; this comes from the exons ATGGAAGATTCAAAGAAGATCGCACACGAAATTGGAGGAGTGAGAAACGATGCGTTTCGATTCGGGCTTCATGGTGTTAAGAGCGACATCGTCGGATCTCATCCTCTCGAGTCTGCTTATCACTCT ACGAAGGCTAGGCAATACGAAATGAAGAGGAAGATACTTGCAAACACCTACGGGTCGGCTTTCCCTATGAAGTTAGAGCTCGATCGCCAAATTCTTTCGAG ATTTCAGAGGCCACCAGGGGCAATACCATCTTCAATGATTGGGTTAGAATCCCTAACCGGAGGTCTAGAGGACTTTGCTTTTGAGGACTACCTGAATG ATCCTAAGGAATCTGAGAGCTTTCGTCCAGTTGACATGCATCATGGCGTGGAAGTTCGCCTTGGGCTTTCCAAGGGACCTGTGTGTCCCAGTTTCATTTGA
- the LOC101259213 gene encoding probable histone acetyltransferase HAC-like 1 yields MNLNRVNVGVPFCSGGTYLFQEASDLLQLNRTGSQQREKQDDNQIESTNDQTRVPVDGMIGNRIKSFMWKRNLDMGKQVFNNLADLSSQSSADAVCKQDHVQGTPSREYQNLFQQEACYPQAWQDEALCCSSNLQSVHHDHLTASCMTDSLLQTELSANKPGELGEVLSSVGVSYVSKEIADSPFSSVTVCSEGEWNANKEPYEDGLTYSDNGFLSISESVSKSPIKSQYSDEVEFNLRNCGRYLETNQNIHHDNVPALHGLSVDSSHLNRRPSESEVNWFSKDYTLPTAVSYQLPNSRSYGYLVKQDATMNNVSRQRSTLSSVLQPFPEQLPSIQQCDFHQLHTGSSNGSDCDVHPIGSANLSNSDNLSLHDILALYINYDSVVVDAGRIRIPFLNYLHLTVCNVKRCWCDWSSALISHFKNCQYAGCGMCKPVRELHPKDVKESVKNMVAILHDEECSGFRSSINEAVLPPSKRKRMENLPVLECWSSNADSGNLQSPAAGHLSLRQFVESPICSKKNKTEISNEIASCVEDQNTAGESCNIANIDILHVANGSFSSTELTNDCGLQKTVHTCTSGTDYNEIDSSSHMSLDRSSFLPIEPTDDQQQELQSASKYDQTTSSARINLTEPKADYQMEMRSEDPKRLGISLTDYFTIEQLKDHIHNLSQYNQGSTGNMTVLPISENVCQLCGTDRLVFVPTPVYCSSCCKCIKRNLVYYWAVDEAGGRHCFCTKCFRKSCGDDVSSQGLSINKNKFQKAKNNDQNEESWVQCDKCEGWQHQVCALYNAKKDFEGQAKYICPFCCLKEIEAGEHVPLPVSIGAQDLPRTMLSDHIEQRLFRRLKLERNERAKLSGQDADEVPGAADLIVRVVLSVNRNLKVKQQFLDLCHNEGYPPEFQYKSKVILLFQKIGGVDICLFGMYVQEFGSECAPPNRRCVYISYLDSVKYFKPDIETVKGEALRTFVYHEILIGYMDYCRKRGFTTCYLWACPPIKGEDYILYCHPESQKTPKPEKLRSWYWSMLRKASEEDIVVNYTNLYDHFFVPSTRNSARISAAHLPYFDGDYWSGAAEDIVRNIEKESRGDSQNKVKKLMTKSTLKAIGHDNLSADATKDILVMQKLGQTILPVKEDFIIVNLHVVCANCQQAILSEGQWSCKQCRNFHICRRCLALKDNLSEHKTHTSSSGEEHLLSEVVVNDIPASTEDQDAIIENDFFENRHSFLSFCEKNHYQFDSLRRAKHSSMMILYHLNKNIHLSKTDSGFGKVQFEGQRPLKVKLMDILVHASQCRATSSNPCSYSGCLKMRKLFQHASRCSVRVPGGCALCRKIWSLLHWHSQTCQDISCLVPRCKDIKKHVARRNPLLQRGERG; encoded by the exons ATGAATTTGAACAGAGTCAATGTTGGGGTACCATTTTGTTCTGGAGGAACCTACTTATTCCAGGAGGCATCAGATCTCCTCCAGCTTAATAGAACAGGTTCACAACAGCGTGAGAAACAAGATGATAATCAGATCGAGAGTACTAATGATCAAACAAGGGTTCCAGTGGATGGAATGATTGGAAATAGAAT CAAGAGTTTTATGTGGAAAAGGAATTTGGACATGGGCAAGCAGGTGTTCAACAATTTGGCTGACTTGAGTAGTCAGTCATCTGCAGATGCAGTTTGTAAG CAGGATCATGTGCAGGGGACACCTTCACGTGAATATCAAAACTTATTCCAGCAAGAAGCATGTTATCCACAAGCATGGCAGGATGAGGCACTTTGTTGCAGTTCAAATTTGCAATCTGTACATCATGATCACTTAACGGCTTCTTGTATGACTGACAGCTTACTCCAAACAG AATTATCAGCTAATAAGCCAGGTGAATTGGGAGAAGTACTTTCCTCGGTCGGTGTGTCATATGTTTCCAAAGAGATTGCTGATTCGCCATTCTCATCTGTTACTGTATGTTCCGAAGGAGAATGGAATGCCAATAAGGAACCCTATGAAGATGGACTAACATATTCAGATAACGGTTTTCTAAGTATTTCCGAGTCAGTATCAAAAAGTCCAATTAAGTCGCAGTATTCAGATGAAG TTGAATTCAATCTCAGAAATTGTGGAAGATACCTGGAGACTAATCAGAATATTCATCATGACAACGTTCCAGCATTACATGGACTAAGTGTAGATTCGTCTCATCTGAATCGTCGGCCTTCAGAATCGGAAGTTAATTGGTTTTCTAAAGACTACACTTTGCCAACTGCAGTGTCTTATCAGCTGcctaattcaagatcatatgGGTATTTGGTGAAGCAAGATGCTACTATGAATAATGTATCAAGACAAAGATCGACTTTATCCAGTGTATTACAGCCTTTCCCAGAGCAGTTACCTAGTATTCAGCAATGTGATTTTCATCAGCTTCATACTGGTTCTTCAAATGGGTCTGACTGTGATGTTCATCCGATCGGTTCTGCAAACCTTTCCAATTCAGATAATTTGTCTTTACATGATATTCTTGCTTTATACATCAATTATGATAGTGTAGTAGTAGATGCTGGGAGAATTCGAATTCCTTTTTTGAATTACTTGCATTTAACTGTATGCAATGTAAAGAGATGTTGGTGTGATTGGAGCTCAGCACTgatatctcattttaaaaactGTCAATATGCTGGCTGTGGGATGTGCAAGCCTGTCAGAGAGCTGCATCCTAAAGATGTTAAGGAGTCGGTAAAAAATATGGTAGCGATTCTCCATGATGAGGAATGTAGTGGCTTTAGATCTTCTATCAATGAAGCTGTTTTGCCACCATCAAAGCGGAAGAGGATGGAAAATCTCCCTGTGCTTGAATGTTGGTCTTCCAATGCTGATTCTGGCAATCTGCAGTCCCCTGCTGCTGGACATTTATCATTAAGGCAGTTTGTTGAAAGTCCTATTTGCAGCAAGAAGAATAAAACAGAGATCAGTAACGAAATAGCCAGCTGTGTGGAGGACCAGAATACAGCTGGTGAATCTTGCAATATTGCCAACATAGACATCTTGcatgttgccaatggttcttttTCCTCTACAGAGCTCACTAATGATTGTGGACTGCAGAAGACAGTGCATACATGCACTAGTGGAACAGATTATAATGAGATTGACAGTTCTTCCCATATGAGCTTAGATAGGTCGTCTTTTCTTCCTATAGAGCCTACTGATGATCAACAACAGGAGTTACAAAGTGCATCTAAGTATGACCAGACCACTTCATCTGCAAGAATCAATTTAACTGAACCAAAAGCTGATTATCAGATGGAAATGAGATCAGAAGATCCAAAGAGGCTGGGTATTTCATTGACGGACTATTTCACCATTGAGCAGTTGAAGGATCATATCCACAATCTCAGTCAATATAATCAG GGATCAACTGGAAATATGACAGTACTTCCTATCTCTGAGAATGTCTGCCAATTATGTGGCACCGATAGGCTTGTTTTTGTCCCAACACCTGTATATTGTTCATCATGTTGTAAGTGTATCAAGCGCAACCTGGTTTATTATTGGGCTGTGGACGAAGCTGGTGGACGGCACTGCTTTTGTACAAAATGTTTCAGGAAGTCGTGTGGTGATGATGTCTCATCCCAAGGACTatcaattaacaaaaataagtttcaaaaggCAAAAAATAATGATCAAAACGAAGAATCG TGGGTACAATGTGACAAGTGTGAAGGCTGGCAACATCAAGTTTGTGCTCTCTATAATGCTAAAAAAGATTTCGAAGGACAAGCGAAGTACATATGTCCATTTTGTTGTTTAAAGGAGATAGAAGCAGGAGAGCATGTGCCTTTACCAGTTTCTATTGGAGCCCAAGATCTTCCAAGAACTATGCTTAGTGATCACATTGAGCAGAGACTATTCAGGCGCCTCAAGCTAGAAAGAAATGAGAGAGCAAAATTGTCAGGACAGGATGCTGATGAG GTACCTGGTGCAGCAGATCTAATTGTCAGAGTGGTATTGTCTGTTAACAGAAATTTGAAAGTAAAGCAGCAATTTTTGGATCTTTGTCACAATGAAGGTTATCCTCCAGAGTTCCAGTACAAATCAAAG GTGATTCTATTATTCCAGAAAATTGGAGGAGTAGATATTTGCCTCTTCGGAATGTATGTCCAAGAGTTTGGATCAGAATGTGCCCCTCCGAATAGACGTTGCGTCTACATATCGTATCTCGATTCTGTAAAGTACTTTAAACCTGATATAGAAACTGTGAAAGGGGAAGCTCTGCGAACTTTTGTATACCATGAAATACTG ATTGGGTACATGGATTACTGCAGGAAACGAGGTTTTACAACCTGCTATTTATGGGCTTGCCCCCCTATAAAAGGTGAAGACTACATCTTGTATTGCCATCCTGAATCTCAGAAAACACCAAAACCAGAGAAGCTCCGGTCATG GTATTGGTCAATGTTAAGGAAAGCCTCTGAAGAGGATATCGTGGTGAACTACACTAATTTATATGACCACTTTTTTGTGCCGAGTACAAGGAATAGTGCCAGGATAAGTGCTGCTCATTTGCCATATTTCGACGGAGACTATTGGTCAGGTGCTGCAGAAGATATAGTTAGGAATATTGAGAAAGAGAGCAGAGGTGATTCACagaataaagttaaaaagttaATGACAAAGAGTACGTTAAAAGCAATTGGACATGACAATCTTTCTGCAGATGCAACTAAAGATATTCTAGTGATGCAAAAG CTGGGGCAAACAATCTTACCCGTGAAAGAAGATTTCATCATTGTAAACTTACATGTTGTGTGCGCAAACTGCCAACAAGCAATATTATCAGAAGGTCAATGGTCTTGTAAGCAGTGCAgaaattttcatatatgtaGGAG GTGTCTCGCATTGAAGGATAACCTTAGTGAGCATAAAACACACACTTCCAGTAGTGGAGAAGAGCATTTACTTTCTGAG GTTGTGGTGAACGATATACCTGCTAGCACTGAGGACCAAGATGCCattattgaaaatgatttttttgagaATAGGCATTCTTTTTTAAGCTTCTGCGAGAAAAATCACTATCAATTTGATTCCCTCCGTCGTGCCAAGCATTCCTCAATGATGATATTGTATCATCTCAACAAGAACATTCACCTGTCCAAAACTGACTCTGGCTTCGGAAAGGTGCAATTTGAGGGTCAGAGACCATTGAAG GTCAAATTAATGGATATACTGGTGCATGCATCACAATGCCGTGCAACCTCAAGTAATCCCTGCTCGTACTCAGGATGCCTCAAAATGAGGAAACTTTTTCAACATGCAAGCCGGTGCAGTGTTAGAGTTCCAGGGGGATGCGCACTTTGTCGGAAAATCTGGTCCTTACTGCATTGGCATTCACAGACATGTCAAGATATCAGCTGCCTAGTTCCCCGTTGCAA GGACATTAAAAAGCATGTAGCAAGAAGGAATCCATTGCTTCAGAGAGGTGAACGGGGTTAG
- the LOC101264275 gene encoding nuclear matrix constituent protein 1, whose amino-acid sequence MDQEELIEKVSKLENELFDYQYNMGLILLEKKEWSSKFEEIKQTLEESNEAYRREQAAHLIAISEVEKREENLRKALGVEKQFARELEKELREMRLEYAEIKYTADSKLAEANALATSVEEKSLEVEAKLRAADAKLAEVNRRSSEVERKLNEVYAQENSLRRERSSFNAEREAYETNLSRQREDSQEWERKLQAAEEKLADGQRLLNQREKRANDTDRILRQKQNDLEDEQRKIVTANSVLRKKEDDMGSKIEDLTHKEKELEDARKSLGIKERELLDLQEKLNIKERDGIQNLMDEHRSVLRSKEKEFELELWQRRASLDEELKGKVLELEKKEAEVNHMEEKIKKREQVVEKKTEKVKEKEKDHELKLKALKEKEKSLKNEEKILGTERKQLDSEKGNLLALKAELENVRAELEKQQIKISEGTEQLKITEDERMEHSRLQSELKQEIVKCRLLREDLLKEAEDLKQEKERFEREWEELDEKRSEIKIDLQELNERRENLEKLKRSEEERISKEKLETDNYVQMELEALRVARETFEATMDHEKSILAEETRSEKSQMLHAYEQQKRELESDMQRKQEEMESALRVQEKLFEEESQKELSNIEYIKEITHREMEEMKLERVSLEKEKQEISANKGILEVQQLEMKKDIDVLVGLSRKLKDQRLAYIKERERFIDFVKQQKSCSSCGEGIHVIEFSDLQALAEAETFEAPPLPSVAQEYLKDGLQGSPGRASDELSPGALDTASMVSAGTMSWFRKCTSKILKFSPSKNIGNVASDCLVDESSLSQKCAGISPNKQSKEGNPMDLSISMNVLDDQRVQQDDGVREVKVGQDNVEDSHHSDMKAGQRRTVKKGRGRTSKTEKAANMTVLGKISKEGENITNGSLETSVNMNEESQRGSGLLGGAPRNSRKRSHTSQGTACEIDGNNSEGQSDSVASIRGKRRQQAAPSVQAHAERRYNLRRPRSAAPAASYGSLPEPVVKSQEENQNSKASLQTPQVNNSEDVIDHPTVSESPFNDAVDNLESSANKVNELLDDTGLSEEVNVTPKRPSASSDEEGSDDSDDEEEEIEHPGEVSVGKKIWTFITT is encoded by the exons ATGGATCAAGAAGAGCTAATTGAGAAGGTCTCCAAGCTCGAAAATGAG CTTTTTGACTACCAATACAATATGGGTCTTATCCTGCTTGAGAAGAAGGAGTGGTCTTCTAAGTTTGAAGAAATCAAGCAAACCTTAGAAGAATCAAATGAGGCCTATAGAAGAGAACAAGCAGCTCATTTAATTGCTATATCTGAAGTGGAGAAACGGGAAGAGAATTTAAGGAAGGCGCTTGGAGTCGAGAAGCAATTTGCACGAGAG CTAGAGAAAGAGTTGCGTGAGATGCGCTTGGAGTATGCGGAGATCAAATATACTGCTGATTCAAAATTGGCAGAGGCAAATGCTCTGGCTACTAGTGTTGAAGAGAAATCATTAGAGGTAGAAGCAAAGTTGCGTGCAGCTGACGCCAAGCTTGCTGAGGTGAACAGAAGGAGCTCTGAAGTTGAGAGGAAGCTTAATGAAGTCTATGCCCAAGAAAATTCACTTCGAAGAGAACGGTCATCTTTCAATGCAGA GCGTGAAGCTTATGAGACTAATTTATCCAGACAAAGAGAGGACTCACAAGAATGGGAAAGAAAACTACAGGCAGCAGAGGAGAAGTTGGCTGATGGCCAAAGATTGCTTAACCAAAGAGAGAAGCGAGCCAATGACACTGATAGAATTTTGAGGCAAAAGCAGAATGACCTTGAAGATGAGCAGAGGAAAATTGTCACCGCTAACTCAGTTTTGAGGAAGAAAGAAGATGATATGGGCAGCAAGATAGAAGATCTTACTCACAAGGAGAAG GAACTTGAAGATGCGAGAAAGAGTTTGGGGATAAAAGAGAGGGAGTTGCTAGATCTACAGGAGAAACTAAATATTAAAGAGAGA GATGGTATTCAAAATCTAATGGATGAACATCGAAGTGTCCTGCGTTCCAAGGAAAAGGAATTTGAATTGGAACTGTGGCAGAGGCGGGCATCATTGGATGAGGAGCTGAAAGGTAAGGTGCTTGAACTGGAGAAAAAGGAGGCTGAAGTTAATCACATGGAAGAGAAGATTAAGAAACGAGAACAGGTCGTTGAAAAGAAAACGgaaaaagtaaaagagaaggagaaggatCATGAGTTGAAGTTAAAAGCACTGAAGGAAAAGgagaaatctttgaaaaatgaggaaaaaattTTGGGAACTGAAAGGAAGCAACTAGATTCTGAGAAGGGGAATTTGCTAGCTCTGAAGGCTGAGCTTGAGAATGTAAGAGCTGAGCTTGAAAAGCAACAGATCAAGATTAGTGAGGGTACAGAACAACTTAAAATAACTGAAGATGAGAGAATGGAACATTCTCGCCTACAATCAGAACTGAAGCAGGAGATAGTTAAGTGTAGACTCCTCCGAGAAGATCTATTGAAGGAAGCTGAAGATTTGAAGCaggaaaaagaaagatttgagAGAGAATGGGAAGAACTAGATGAGAAAAGATCTGAGATCAAGATAGACTTGCAGGAACTTAATGAACGGAGAGAGAATTTAGAAAAACTGAAGCGCAGTGAAGAGGAAAGGATAAGCAAGGAGAAGCTGGAAACAGACAATTATGTCCAGATGGAGTTGGAAGCCCTTAGAGTGGCAAGAGAAACATTTGAAGCTACCATGGATCATGAGAAGTCAATATTAGCCGAGGAAACTCGAAGTGAGAAAAGCCAGATGCTTCATGCTTATGAACAGCAGAAAAGGGAACTTGAAAGTGATATGCAGAGGAAGCAGGAGGAAATGGAGTCTGCACTGCGTGTACAAGAGAAACTCTTTGAGGAAGAGAGCCAGAAGGAGCTCAGCAATATTGAATATATAAAGGAAATCACCCATAGAGAGATGGAAGAGATGAAATTAGAAAGAGTCAGTCTTGAGAAAGAAAAACAGGAAATTTCTGCTAACAAGGGGATTCTTGAAGTACAACAGTTGGAAATGAAAAAGGATATTGATGTGCTTGTTGGCTTAAGCAGGAAGTTGAAGGATCAGAGGTTAGCTTACATTAAGGAAAGAGAGAGGTTTATTGATTTTGTCAAGCAGCAGAAGAGCTGCAGCTCTTGTGGAGAAGGAATTCATGTAATTGAGTTTTCTGACCTTCAAGCTCTAGCTGAAGCAGAGACTTTTGAGGCCCCTCCTCTGCCAAGTGTTGCACAGGAATATTTGAAGGATGGTCTACAAGGATCTCCGGGAAGGGCTAGTGATGAGCTGTCCCCTGGAGCTCTTGATACAGCATCCATGGTTTCTGCTGGAACCATGTCCTGGTTTCGAAAGTGTACATCCAAGATTCTCAAATTCTCACCAAGCAAAAACATTGGAAATGTTGCTTCTGATTGTCTGGTTGATGAATCTTCTCTGTCACAGAAGTGTGCAGGCATATCACCAAATAAACAATCAAAGGAAGGAAATCCAATGGATCTGTCCATTTCCATGAATGTTCTTGATGATCAGAGGGTTCAACAGGATGATGGTGTTAGAGAGGTCAAAGTAGGCCAAGACAATGTAGAAGACTCTCATCATTCGGACATGAAAGCTGGACAGCGCAGAACTGTCAAGAAAGGGCGTGGTAGAACTAGTAAAACAGAAAAAGCTGCAAATATGACAGTTCTTGGGAAAATTTCTAAAGAGGGTGAGAATATCACCAATGGAAGTTTGGAGACTTCAGTTAATATGAACGAGGAGAGCCAGAGAGGATCTGGTCTTTTGGGTGGAGCACCGAGAAATTCCAGAAAGCGTAGTCATACATCACAGGGAACAGCTTGTGAGATTGATGGCAATAATAGTGAAGGACAGTCGGATAGTGTAGCCAGCATTCGTGGGAAAAGGAGGCAACAGGCTGCCCCTAGTGTGCAGGCTCATGCCGAAAGAAGATACAATCTGCGCCGACCTAGAAG TGCTGCACCAGCGGCATCCTATGGATCTTTGCCAGAGCCAGTCGTAAAATCTCAGGAAGAGAATCAGAACTCTAAAGCTTCCCTGCAAACTCCTCAGGTGAACAACAGTGAAGACGTCATTGATCATCCCACGGTATCTGAGAGCCCT TTCAATGATGCAGTGGACAATCTGGAAAGCAGTGCTAACAAGGTAAATGAGCTGTTGGATGATACAGGTTTGAGTGAAGAGGTGAATGTAACACCAAAACGACCTTCAGCATCCAGCGATGAGGAAGGGTCTGATGACAGTGATGATGAGGAGGAAGAAATTGAACATCCCGGTGAAGTGTCTGTAGGGAAGAAGATTTGGACTTTCATCACAACATAG